The Ictalurus punctatus breed USDA103 chromosome 9, Coco_2.0, whole genome shotgun sequence genome contains a region encoding:
- the heatr4 gene encoding HEAT repeat-containing protein 4 isoform X3, whose amino-acid sequence MDLQEHLKGMDQCLSRRKERLYKQLLTNASKGLTFSEDVMWEMGPDNIPYSTANFSWLFCASGPLALSTRSKSRKQGGTKALPHHARLRGSVTPPLPALSLLQPVHHHSLTTNETFMTVPGQRDGSLDSGKRIGLKGVLNVYSVIPYQFPTILEEEEPIRTSKGDESVLKKVTKNTAQWIVSQQIPRDYNYKARQQSPLKDQYGSVSATDLVTDESKVKEEGGFYSVPKTSTEPRALQSSKPETSLPVYYRIQGHSVSPVCIDEQSGINRTANDVAINHIETPKLPRLQDSLNPHAGKYVFHTGNNFELELYTGMAKQVHQQGRKNQDRIVMDNNSEYQKNLQEMFPCGPERWTNLPSAGLLSRTEAEMGRLEKGVRRWVGLPTKADYATELGLRPPDYNRQDTKLHKQPIHYNPMQGLSSLRYAVEGWRNAWKIKTSWQSVTIEGLKKDLTDLHCQVRVAAIATCASGAVNRPEVGPDPDETDLAQYGQSHEVEAVPPELQPLLLIALDDPVKRVQLAAAVCQYAIGTPNAHARDILRKALQHDSSGIGVDGWVAAQCLAIEGEASQTVIERLLSQLFLSKAPSDQEQATTLLASISSKTILVRSLLGEELNCADWTNRVLACKTISELKCPINKDLTNKLLYLMWNDWSALVRQAAAQALGKLGLGSDIHNELSVKLHEGPTPLRVEALVLIGQLKIMTAKLLPSFLCCLNDEFDVVRRQACSTAASLMLKDEMIQNQLFQLMQNDSSCDVKVAAINALGKIGWLTPTLQGLLLWALQYEEEPSVRIAACEALKILGVKSPELQNLLQERFVLEANAQVHRHIEDLMKHYGYSLDKGMDHMITEQVQKLCTKSNITAKLLLLEDQKQQAQRKILRKESRPEPTVMSALIQERFRDTLINEELISRWSRQSDFSNYLYQKFP is encoded by the exons ATGGATTTACAGGAGCATTTAAAAGGCATGGATCAGTGTCTCTCTCGCAGAAAGGAGCGGCTTTACAAGCAGCTCCTTACTAATGCCTCGAAAGGTTTAACTTTCTCTGAAGATGTCATGTGGGAGATGGGACCGGATAACATCCCATACAGCACAGCTAATTTCAGCTGGCTTTTCTGTGCTTCCGGCCCATTGGCACTAAGCACCAGATCTAAGAGCAGAAAGCAAGGAGGAACAAAAGCTTTGCCACACCATGCTCGACTCCGAGGCTCTGTGACTCCACCTTTACCAGCTTTGTCACTGTTGCAACCTGTACATCACCATTCACTGACCACTAATGAGACTTTTATGACGGTGCCTGGCCAAAGAGATGGATCATTGGACTCAGGTAAAAGGATAGGTTTGAAAGGAGTCTTAAATGTGTACAGTGTAATTCCCTATCAGTTCCCTACCATATTAGAGGAGGAAGAGCCGATTAGGACAAGCAAGGGAGACGAGTCTGTGCTGAAGAAGGTGACAAAGAATACTGCTCAGTGGATTGTCAGTCAGCAGATTCCTAGAGATTATAATTATAAAGCAAGACAGCAATCACCACTGAAAGATCAGTATGGGTCAGTCAGTGCCACCGATCTCGTAACCGATGAGTCCAAGGTTAAGGAGGAAGGTGGCTTCTACAGTGTGCCCAAAACCAGCACAGAGCCCAGAGCACTGCAGAGCAGCAAACCCGAGACATCGCTACCAGTTTATTACAG GATACAAGGTCACAGTGTCTCACCAGTTTGCATAGATGAACAAAGTGGGATCAATAGGACGGCGAATGACGTGGCCATAAATCATATTGAGACCCCAAAGCTGCCTCGCCTACAGGACAGCCTGAACCCACATGCTGGAAAATATGTTTTTCACACTGGCAACAACTTTGAACTGGAACTCTACACAG GGATGGCCAAACAAGTGCATCAACAAGGCAGAAAGAATCAAGACCGCATCGTCATGGACAACAACTCAGAGTACCAAAAGAACCTCCAGGAGATGTTTCCATGTGGCCCAGAAAGGTGGACAAATTTGCCATCAGCTGGCTTGCTAAGTCGGACTGAAG cagAAATGGGTAGACTGGAGAAAGGAGTACGGCGATGGGTGGGTTTGCCCACCAAAGCTGACTATGCTACAGAGCTGGGGCTCAGACCTCCTGATTACAACAGACAAGACACAAAATTGCACAAACAGCCAATTCATTACAACCCCATGCAGGGGCTTTCTTCTCTCCGCTATGCAGTGGAAGGGTGGAGGAATGCCTGGAAAATCA AAACTAGCTGGCAGAGTGTCACAATTGAGGGTTTGAAGAAGGATCTCACTGACCTGCACTGCCAAGTGCGAGTGGCAGCTATTGCTACTTGTGCATCAGGAGCAGTTAATAGACCAGAAGTGGGTCCAGATCCAGATGAAACAGATCTGG CTCAGTATGGTCAGAGCCATGAGGTAGAGGCAGTGCCTCCAGAACTGCAGCCCCTGCTTCTCATTGCCCTCGATGACCCAGTGAAGAGAGTTCAGCTGGCAGCTGCAGTGTGCCAGTATGCCATCGGTACACCCAATGCCCATGCACGGGATATACTGCGAAAAGCATTACAACATG ATTCCTCAGGAATAGGGGTAGATGGCTGGGTTGCAGCTCAGTGTTTAGCGATAGAAGGGGAGGCCAGTCAAACTGTCATAGAAAGATTACTCTCCCAGCTCTTTCTCAGCAAGGCTCCATCAGACCAAGAACAGGCTACCACCCTACTAGCCAGCATTAGTAGCAAGACT ATTCTAGTGCGCTCATTGCTGGGAGAGGAATTGAACTGCGCTGACTGGACAAACCGAGTTCTGGCCTGCAAAACAATCTCCGAGCTCAAATGCCCAATCAACAAA GATCTGACCAACAAGTTGCTGTACTTGATGTGGAATGACTGGAGTGCTTTGGTGCGTCAGGCAGCAGCACAGGCTCTAGGCAAACTGGGCTTGGGCAGTGACATACACAACGAGCTGAG TGTCAAACTACATGAGGGTCCAACGCCTTTGCGTGTGGAGGCATTGGTCCTTATTGGTCAGCTGAAGATAATGACAGCCAAGCTGCTGCCCAGTTTCTTGTGCTGCCTAAATGATGAATTTGATGTTGTACGCAGGCAGGCCTGTTCAACTGCTGCCTCTCTCATGCTCAAAGATGAGATG atCCAGAATCAACTGTTTCAGTTAATGCAGAATGACTCATCGTGTGATGTGAAGGTGGCAGCAATAAATG CACTGGGAAAGATCGGTTGGCTGACACCTACGCTCCAGGGGCTTTTACTGTGGGCGCTACAATATGAGGAGGAGCCCAGTGTGCGCATTGCTGCCTGTGAGGCCCTGAAGATCTTAGGGGTGAAAAGTCCTGAGCTACAGAATCTTCTGCAGGAACGCTTTGTCTTGGAAGCCAATGCTCAAGTTCATAG GCACATTGAGGATCTGATGAAACACTATGGCTACAGCCTAGACAAGGGCATGGACCACATGATAACAGAGCAG GTACAAAAGCTCTGCACAAAGAGTAATATCACAGCTAAATTGCTGCTACTAGAGGACCAGAAACAGCAAGCGCAGAGGAAGATCCTAAGGAAAGAGAGCCGGCCAGAACCTACAGTCATGTCTGCACTAATTCAGGAAAGATTCAGAG ACACACTCATCAATGAAGAACTGATCAGCAGATGGTCCAGACAGTCAG ATTTCAGTAACTATTTATACCAGAAGTTCCCTTGA
- the haus2 gene encoding HAUS augmin-like complex subunit 2 encodes MDTWELNRHSVSPAEKVLARCVASGTMSQKELDDVPRGPEIFSSRLHEIEQLNKIKQEIDQVSLDLELLRLEKNSADVTHSYYLSQRFASLQQFTSHLQEMLREQTSLRQRLMKPLCQQNLPIQADLHRYVVTLMAMVVEFIETLEMKTKMVHSIPTTDESMRNLNNGMTQLLAQVTEVESLTRQVLQRSGKPKDNMSS; translated from the exons ATGGATACTTGGGAACTAAATCGTCACTCAGTCTCTCCAGCAGAGAAGGTCCTGGCGAGATGTGTAGCCTCAGGCACAATGTCTCAG aaagagCTTGATGATGTACCACGAGGGCCAGAGATATTTTCCTCTCGTCTGCATGAAATTGAGCAactgaataaaatcaaacaagAGATTGACCAG GTGAGCTTGGACTTGGAGTTGCTAAGACTTGAGAAAAACAGTGCAGATGTTACTCACAGTTATTATCTAA gtCAGAGATTTGCATCCTTGCAGCAATTCACGTCTCATCTTCAGGAAATGCTGAGAGAACAGACAAGTTTGCGCCAAAGGCTTATGAAACCTCTTTGCCAGCAGAACTTGCCTATACAGGCTGATCTTCATCG ATATGTGGTTACACTCATGGCAATGGTGGTTGAGTTCATAGAGACTTTGGAAATGAAAACGAAGATGGTTCACTCAATTCCAACAACTGATGAATCTATGCGTAATCTG AATAATGGCATGACTCAGCTCCTGGCTCAAGTCACAGAGGTGGAGAGTCTGACGAGGCAAGTTCTTCAGCGGAGTGGCAAGCCAAAGGACAATATGTCCAGCTGA
- the heatr4 gene encoding HEAT repeat-containing protein 4 isoform X2 codes for MDLQEHLKGMDQCLSRRKERLYKQLLTNASKGLTFSEDVMWEMGPDNIPYSTANFSWLFCASGPLALSTRSKSRKQGGTKALPHHARLRGSVTPPLPALSLLQPVHHHSLTTNETFMTVPGQRDGSLDSGKRIGLKGVLNVYSVIPYQFPTILEEEEPIRTSKGDESVLKKVTKNTAQWIVSQQIPRDYNYKARQQSPLKDQYGSVSATDLVTDESKVKEEGGFYSVPKTSTEPRALQSSKPETSLPVYYRIQGHSVSPVCIDEQSGINRTANDVAINHIETPKLPRLQDSLNPHAGKYVFHTGNNFELELYTGMAKQVHQQGRKNQDRIVMDNNSEYQKNLQEMFPCGPERWTNLPSAGLLSRTEEMGRLEKGVRRWVGLPTKADYATELGLRPPDYNRQDTKLHKQPIHYNPMQGLSSLRYAVEGWRNAWKIKTSWQSVTIEGLKKDLTDLHCQVRVAAIATCASGAVNRPEVGPDPDETDLAQYGQSHEVEAVPPELQPLLLIALDDPVKRVQLAAAVCQYAIGTPNAHARDILRKALQHDSSGIGVDGWVAAQCLAIEGEASQTVIERLLSQLFLSKAPSDQEQATTLLASISSKTILVRSLLGEELNCADWTNRVLACKTISELKCPINKDLTNKLLYLMWNDWSALVRQAAAQALGKLGLGSDIHNELSVKLHEGPTPLRVEALVLIGQLKIMTAKLLPSFLCCLNDEFDVVRRQACSTAASLMLKDEMIQNQLFQLMQNDSSCDVKVAAINALGKIGWLTPTLQGLLLWALQYEEEPSVRIAACEALKILGVKSPELQNLLQERFVLEANAQVHRHIEDLMKHYGYSLDKGMDHMITEQVQKLCTKSNITAKLLLLEDQKQQAQRKILRKESRPEPTVMSALIQERFRDTLINEELISRWSRQSGIITVYKIFVMYVINSGGKHAYS; via the exons ATGGATTTACAGGAGCATTTAAAAGGCATGGATCAGTGTCTCTCTCGCAGAAAGGAGCGGCTTTACAAGCAGCTCCTTACTAATGCCTCGAAAGGTTTAACTTTCTCTGAAGATGTCATGTGGGAGATGGGACCGGATAACATCCCATACAGCACAGCTAATTTCAGCTGGCTTTTCTGTGCTTCCGGCCCATTGGCACTAAGCACCAGATCTAAGAGCAGAAAGCAAGGAGGAACAAAAGCTTTGCCACACCATGCTCGACTCCGAGGCTCTGTGACTCCACCTTTACCAGCTTTGTCACTGTTGCAACCTGTACATCACCATTCACTGACCACTAATGAGACTTTTATGACGGTGCCTGGCCAAAGAGATGGATCATTGGACTCAGGTAAAAGGATAGGTTTGAAAGGAGTCTTAAATGTGTACAGTGTAATTCCCTATCAGTTCCCTACCATATTAGAGGAGGAAGAGCCGATTAGGACAAGCAAGGGAGACGAGTCTGTGCTGAAGAAGGTGACAAAGAATACTGCTCAGTGGATTGTCAGTCAGCAGATTCCTAGAGATTATAATTATAAAGCAAGACAGCAATCACCACTGAAAGATCAGTATGGGTCAGTCAGTGCCACCGATCTCGTAACCGATGAGTCCAAGGTTAAGGAGGAAGGTGGCTTCTACAGTGTGCCCAAAACCAGCACAGAGCCCAGAGCACTGCAGAGCAGCAAACCCGAGACATCGCTACCAGTTTATTACAG GATACAAGGTCACAGTGTCTCACCAGTTTGCATAGATGAACAAAGTGGGATCAATAGGACGGCGAATGACGTGGCCATAAATCATATTGAGACCCCAAAGCTGCCTCGCCTACAGGACAGCCTGAACCCACATGCTGGAAAATATGTTTTTCACACTGGCAACAACTTTGAACTGGAACTCTACACAG GGATGGCCAAACAAGTGCATCAACAAGGCAGAAAGAATCAAGACCGCATCGTCATGGACAACAACTCAGAGTACCAAAAGAACCTCCAGGAGATGTTTCCATGTGGCCCAGAAAGGTGGACAAATTTGCCATCAGCTGGCTTGCTAAGTCGGACTGAAG AAATGGGTAGACTGGAGAAAGGAGTACGGCGATGGGTGGGTTTGCCCACCAAAGCTGACTATGCTACAGAGCTGGGGCTCAGACCTCCTGATTACAACAGACAAGACACAAAATTGCACAAACAGCCAATTCATTACAACCCCATGCAGGGGCTTTCTTCTCTCCGCTATGCAGTGGAAGGGTGGAGGAATGCCTGGAAAATCA AAACTAGCTGGCAGAGTGTCACAATTGAGGGTTTGAAGAAGGATCTCACTGACCTGCACTGCCAAGTGCGAGTGGCAGCTATTGCTACTTGTGCATCAGGAGCAGTTAATAGACCAGAAGTGGGTCCAGATCCAGATGAAACAGATCTGG CTCAGTATGGTCAGAGCCATGAGGTAGAGGCAGTGCCTCCAGAACTGCAGCCCCTGCTTCTCATTGCCCTCGATGACCCAGTGAAGAGAGTTCAGCTGGCAGCTGCAGTGTGCCAGTATGCCATCGGTACACCCAATGCCCATGCACGGGATATACTGCGAAAAGCATTACAACATG ATTCCTCAGGAATAGGGGTAGATGGCTGGGTTGCAGCTCAGTGTTTAGCGATAGAAGGGGAGGCCAGTCAAACTGTCATAGAAAGATTACTCTCCCAGCTCTTTCTCAGCAAGGCTCCATCAGACCAAGAACAGGCTACCACCCTACTAGCCAGCATTAGTAGCAAGACT ATTCTAGTGCGCTCATTGCTGGGAGAGGAATTGAACTGCGCTGACTGGACAAACCGAGTTCTGGCCTGCAAAACAATCTCCGAGCTCAAATGCCCAATCAACAAA GATCTGACCAACAAGTTGCTGTACTTGATGTGGAATGACTGGAGTGCTTTGGTGCGTCAGGCAGCAGCACAGGCTCTAGGCAAACTGGGCTTGGGCAGTGACATACACAACGAGCTGAG TGTCAAACTACATGAGGGTCCAACGCCTTTGCGTGTGGAGGCATTGGTCCTTATTGGTCAGCTGAAGATAATGACAGCCAAGCTGCTGCCCAGTTTCTTGTGCTGCCTAAATGATGAATTTGATGTTGTACGCAGGCAGGCCTGTTCAACTGCTGCCTCTCTCATGCTCAAAGATGAGATG atCCAGAATCAACTGTTTCAGTTAATGCAGAATGACTCATCGTGTGATGTGAAGGTGGCAGCAATAAATG CACTGGGAAAGATCGGTTGGCTGACACCTACGCTCCAGGGGCTTTTACTGTGGGCGCTACAATATGAGGAGGAGCCCAGTGTGCGCATTGCTGCCTGTGAGGCCCTGAAGATCTTAGGGGTGAAAAGTCCTGAGCTACAGAATCTTCTGCAGGAACGCTTTGTCTTGGAAGCCAATGCTCAAGTTCATAG GCACATTGAGGATCTGATGAAACACTATGGCTACAGCCTAGACAAGGGCATGGACCACATGATAACAGAGCAG GTACAAAAGCTCTGCACAAAGAGTAATATCACAGCTAAATTGCTGCTACTAGAGGACCAGAAACAGCAAGCGCAGAGGAAGATCCTAAGGAAAGAGAGCCGGCCAGAACCTACAGTCATGTCTGCACTAATTCAGGAAAGATTCAGAG ACACACTCATCAATGAAGAACTGATCAGCAGATGGTCCAGACAGTCAGGTATTATAACAGTTTACAAGATCTTTGTGATGTATGTAATTAATTCTGGTGGTAAGCATGCCTATTCATAG
- the heatr4 gene encoding HEAT repeat-containing protein 4 isoform X1: MDLQEHLKGMDQCLSRRKERLYKQLLTNASKGLTFSEDVMWEMGPDNIPYSTANFSWLFCASGPLALSTRSKSRKQGGTKALPHHARLRGSVTPPLPALSLLQPVHHHSLTTNETFMTVPGQRDGSLDSGKRIGLKGVLNVYSVIPYQFPTILEEEEPIRTSKGDESVLKKVTKNTAQWIVSQQIPRDYNYKARQQSPLKDQYGSVSATDLVTDESKVKEEGGFYSVPKTSTEPRALQSSKPETSLPVYYRIQGHSVSPVCIDEQSGINRTANDVAINHIETPKLPRLQDSLNPHAGKYVFHTGNNFELELYTGMAKQVHQQGRKNQDRIVMDNNSEYQKNLQEMFPCGPERWTNLPSAGLLSRTEAEMGRLEKGVRRWVGLPTKADYATELGLRPPDYNRQDTKLHKQPIHYNPMQGLSSLRYAVEGWRNAWKIKTSWQSVTIEGLKKDLTDLHCQVRVAAIATCASGAVNRPEVGPDPDETDLAQYGQSHEVEAVPPELQPLLLIALDDPVKRVQLAAAVCQYAIGTPNAHARDILRKALQHDSSGIGVDGWVAAQCLAIEGEASQTVIERLLSQLFLSKAPSDQEQATTLLASISSKTILVRSLLGEELNCADWTNRVLACKTISELKCPINKDLTNKLLYLMWNDWSALVRQAAAQALGKLGLGSDIHNELSVKLHEGPTPLRVEALVLIGQLKIMTAKLLPSFLCCLNDEFDVVRRQACSTAASLMLKDEMIQNQLFQLMQNDSSCDVKVAAINALGKIGWLTPTLQGLLLWALQYEEEPSVRIAACEALKILGVKSPELQNLLQERFVLEANAQVHRHIEDLMKHYGYSLDKGMDHMITEQVQKLCTKSNITAKLLLLEDQKQQAQRKILRKESRPEPTVMSALIQERFRDTLINEELISRWSRQSGIITVYKIFVMYVINSGGKHAYS, translated from the exons ATGGATTTACAGGAGCATTTAAAAGGCATGGATCAGTGTCTCTCTCGCAGAAAGGAGCGGCTTTACAAGCAGCTCCTTACTAATGCCTCGAAAGGTTTAACTTTCTCTGAAGATGTCATGTGGGAGATGGGACCGGATAACATCCCATACAGCACAGCTAATTTCAGCTGGCTTTTCTGTGCTTCCGGCCCATTGGCACTAAGCACCAGATCTAAGAGCAGAAAGCAAGGAGGAACAAAAGCTTTGCCACACCATGCTCGACTCCGAGGCTCTGTGACTCCACCTTTACCAGCTTTGTCACTGTTGCAACCTGTACATCACCATTCACTGACCACTAATGAGACTTTTATGACGGTGCCTGGCCAAAGAGATGGATCATTGGACTCAGGTAAAAGGATAGGTTTGAAAGGAGTCTTAAATGTGTACAGTGTAATTCCCTATCAGTTCCCTACCATATTAGAGGAGGAAGAGCCGATTAGGACAAGCAAGGGAGACGAGTCTGTGCTGAAGAAGGTGACAAAGAATACTGCTCAGTGGATTGTCAGTCAGCAGATTCCTAGAGATTATAATTATAAAGCAAGACAGCAATCACCACTGAAAGATCAGTATGGGTCAGTCAGTGCCACCGATCTCGTAACCGATGAGTCCAAGGTTAAGGAGGAAGGTGGCTTCTACAGTGTGCCCAAAACCAGCACAGAGCCCAGAGCACTGCAGAGCAGCAAACCCGAGACATCGCTACCAGTTTATTACAG GATACAAGGTCACAGTGTCTCACCAGTTTGCATAGATGAACAAAGTGGGATCAATAGGACGGCGAATGACGTGGCCATAAATCATATTGAGACCCCAAAGCTGCCTCGCCTACAGGACAGCCTGAACCCACATGCTGGAAAATATGTTTTTCACACTGGCAACAACTTTGAACTGGAACTCTACACAG GGATGGCCAAACAAGTGCATCAACAAGGCAGAAAGAATCAAGACCGCATCGTCATGGACAACAACTCAGAGTACCAAAAGAACCTCCAGGAGATGTTTCCATGTGGCCCAGAAAGGTGGACAAATTTGCCATCAGCTGGCTTGCTAAGTCGGACTGAAG cagAAATGGGTAGACTGGAGAAAGGAGTACGGCGATGGGTGGGTTTGCCCACCAAAGCTGACTATGCTACAGAGCTGGGGCTCAGACCTCCTGATTACAACAGACAAGACACAAAATTGCACAAACAGCCAATTCATTACAACCCCATGCAGGGGCTTTCTTCTCTCCGCTATGCAGTGGAAGGGTGGAGGAATGCCTGGAAAATCA AAACTAGCTGGCAGAGTGTCACAATTGAGGGTTTGAAGAAGGATCTCACTGACCTGCACTGCCAAGTGCGAGTGGCAGCTATTGCTACTTGTGCATCAGGAGCAGTTAATAGACCAGAAGTGGGTCCAGATCCAGATGAAACAGATCTGG CTCAGTATGGTCAGAGCCATGAGGTAGAGGCAGTGCCTCCAGAACTGCAGCCCCTGCTTCTCATTGCCCTCGATGACCCAGTGAAGAGAGTTCAGCTGGCAGCTGCAGTGTGCCAGTATGCCATCGGTACACCCAATGCCCATGCACGGGATATACTGCGAAAAGCATTACAACATG ATTCCTCAGGAATAGGGGTAGATGGCTGGGTTGCAGCTCAGTGTTTAGCGATAGAAGGGGAGGCCAGTCAAACTGTCATAGAAAGATTACTCTCCCAGCTCTTTCTCAGCAAGGCTCCATCAGACCAAGAACAGGCTACCACCCTACTAGCCAGCATTAGTAGCAAGACT ATTCTAGTGCGCTCATTGCTGGGAGAGGAATTGAACTGCGCTGACTGGACAAACCGAGTTCTGGCCTGCAAAACAATCTCCGAGCTCAAATGCCCAATCAACAAA GATCTGACCAACAAGTTGCTGTACTTGATGTGGAATGACTGGAGTGCTTTGGTGCGTCAGGCAGCAGCACAGGCTCTAGGCAAACTGGGCTTGGGCAGTGACATACACAACGAGCTGAG TGTCAAACTACATGAGGGTCCAACGCCTTTGCGTGTGGAGGCATTGGTCCTTATTGGTCAGCTGAAGATAATGACAGCCAAGCTGCTGCCCAGTTTCTTGTGCTGCCTAAATGATGAATTTGATGTTGTACGCAGGCAGGCCTGTTCAACTGCTGCCTCTCTCATGCTCAAAGATGAGATG atCCAGAATCAACTGTTTCAGTTAATGCAGAATGACTCATCGTGTGATGTGAAGGTGGCAGCAATAAATG CACTGGGAAAGATCGGTTGGCTGACACCTACGCTCCAGGGGCTTTTACTGTGGGCGCTACAATATGAGGAGGAGCCCAGTGTGCGCATTGCTGCCTGTGAGGCCCTGAAGATCTTAGGGGTGAAAAGTCCTGAGCTACAGAATCTTCTGCAGGAACGCTTTGTCTTGGAAGCCAATGCTCAAGTTCATAG GCACATTGAGGATCTGATGAAACACTATGGCTACAGCCTAGACAAGGGCATGGACCACATGATAACAGAGCAG GTACAAAAGCTCTGCACAAAGAGTAATATCACAGCTAAATTGCTGCTACTAGAGGACCAGAAACAGCAAGCGCAGAGGAAGATCCTAAGGAAAGAGAGCCGGCCAGAACCTACAGTCATGTCTGCACTAATTCAGGAAAGATTCAGAG ACACACTCATCAATGAAGAACTGATCAGCAGATGGTCCAGACAGTCAGGTATTATAACAGTTTACAAGATCTTTGTGATGTATGTAATTAATTCTGGTGGTAAGCATGCCTATTCATAG
- the adprs gene encoding ADP-ribosylhydrolase ARH3 (The RefSeq protein has 1 substitution, 1 non-frameshifting indel compared to this genomic sequence), which yields MSAAARLAGGAPVSLLSRFRGALVAAVLGDCVGGEFEGAEDVPLDRVLQHLSGLEDETRGDGILQYSDDTAMMRCVAHSLLTRMGFDEQDMARSFAKEYSLAPGRGYGSGVIQVLRKLASPHLSDVFQPARAQFGGRGSFGNGGAMRAAPFALAFRNAADVRKYARFGAMLTHSCSLGYNGAVLQAIAVHLSLQGDLALPQKFINKLISEMEEVENDETARNDAKVLNLAEFPYCARLHIVKELMERNNVSIEEVISELGNGIAALESVPTAIFCVLHCLEPREGLPERYGGLERTIAYSLALGGDTDTIACMAGAIAGAHYGISAIPQSWLESCEGSEEAEHLAERLFKLYDITQSDEVRVTTSDSDQPHDSHHHHHHHHLKNTD from the exons ATGTCGGCAGCAGCACGGTTAGCTGGAGGAGCTCCGGTGTCGCTGCTGTCGCGGTTCCGCGGCGCGCTGGTCGCTGCAGTGCTGGGGGATTGTGTAGGCGGTGAGTTTGAAGGAGCAGAAGATGTTCCACTAGACCGAGTTCTTCAGCATCTCAGTGGACTGGAGGATGAAACACGGGGTGACG GCATACTGCAGTACAGTGATGATACAGCCATGATGCGCTGCGTAGCTCATTCCCTTCTAACCAGGATGGGCTTTGATGAACAAGACATGGCTCGCAG TTTCGCAAAAGAGTACAGCCTCGCTCCAGGCCGTGGCTATGGATCAGGAGTCATTCAGGTTCTGCGAAAGCTTGCCTCGCCTCACCTCAGTGATGTCTTTCAGCCAGCACGTGCTCAGTTTGGTGGACGCGGCTCATTTGGCAATGGAGGAGCGATGAGAGCTGCACCCTTTGCCCTTGCCTTTAGAAATGCTGCTGACGTGAGGAAG TATGCAAGGTTTGGTGCAATGCTCACCCACTCCTGCTCTCTGGGCTATAATGGTGCTGTGCTACAGGCCATCGCTGTTCATTTGTCACTGCAAGGTGATCTGGCCTTACCACAAAAATTCATCAATAAACTCATCTCTGAAATGGAGGAAGTGGAGAACGACGAGACGGCCCGCAATGACGCTAAAGT GCTTAATTTAGCTGAATTTCCATATTGTGCACGTTTGCACATAGTCAAGGAGCTCATGGAGAGGAATAACGTGAGCATCGAGGAGGTCATATCAGAACTCG GGAACGGCATTGCAGCCCTTGAGTCTGTGCCCACAGCCATCTTTTGCGTGCTGCACTGTTTAGAGCCTCGAGAGGGCCTGCCGGAGCGTTATGGTGGCCTGGAGAGGACGATAGCCTACAGCTTAGCCCTGGGAGGTGACACAGACACCATCGCATGCATGGCAGGTGCTATCGCAGGTGCCCACTACGGCATCAGTGCCATTCCCCAGAGTTGGTTGAAGAGCTGCGAGGGGTCAGAGGAAGCTGAGCATCTGGCTGAGCGTCTCTTTAAACTCTACGACATCACACAGTCAGACGAAGTCAGGGTGACTACGAGCGACAGCGACCAGCCACATGAcagccatcatcatcatcatcatcatcatcatctgaaaAATACTGACTGA